Proteins encoded together in one Catellatospora citrea window:
- a CDS encoding DUF6541 family protein — translation MAVWVTGALWSDPAHRASGVNSGDQAFFEWLLSYGAYALTHGADPLFTHLLNVPDGVNLAVNTSISVYAFVFAPLTILAGPAITFLVILTLNLAGTAYAWYWLFSRHLGANRIGAAVGGLFCGFAPAMISHANAHLNWTAQWVIPLIIAQCLRLVRRDRPVRDGALLGLLIAVCFSIAAEALFFTALALGVFTLVWVLSRRSEVKALVRRVQTGLGSGALVAGVLLAYPLWLHFAGPQRYHGTGFDPHVHNEDLAAYAAWPARSLAGAVGLNTDLAANPTEENSFFGLPLLLLVIIGLVVLWRRTDRGHRANLLGLGITAGVFFLLSLGPELRWLGRLTAIPMPEALIGGLPVFNAALPSRLALIVAPVFGLVLAWLATALSRTDGGSMRVTLPGPRWAWIAGLTVALLPLVPTPLLARERAPVPEFFTSGQWREYVADGGTVVPVPITNDLLPDGQRWQAAALADAAGAGEGVFRLPAGFFLGPGGPNGTGRIGPIPRPTQTLLEKVAKSGAAPAITEADRAALRDDLRYWNASIVVLGDDVHGAHWPTYQPALKSVMTDLLGPPQRVGDVWLWKAPTA, via the coding sequence ATGGCGGTATGGGTCACCGGCGCGCTCTGGTCCGACCCTGCGCACCGCGCCAGCGGCGTCAACTCCGGCGACCAGGCGTTCTTCGAGTGGCTGCTGTCCTACGGGGCCTACGCGCTCACGCACGGCGCCGACCCGCTCTTCACCCACCTGCTCAACGTGCCGGACGGGGTGAACCTGGCGGTCAACACCTCGATCTCGGTGTACGCCTTCGTCTTCGCCCCGCTGACCATCCTGGCCGGCCCGGCGATCACGTTCCTGGTCATCCTCACCCTGAACCTGGCCGGCACCGCGTACGCCTGGTACTGGCTGTTCTCCCGGCACCTGGGCGCGAACCGGATCGGCGCGGCGGTCGGCGGCCTGTTCTGCGGCTTCGCGCCGGCGATGATCTCTCATGCGAACGCGCACCTGAACTGGACCGCGCAGTGGGTGATCCCGCTGATCATCGCGCAGTGCCTGCGGCTGGTGCGCCGGGACCGGCCGGTGCGCGACGGCGCGCTGCTGGGGCTGCTCATCGCGGTCTGCTTCTCGATCGCCGCCGAGGCGCTGTTCTTCACCGCGCTGGCGCTGGGCGTGTTCACGCTGGTCTGGGTCCTGTCCCGGCGGTCCGAGGTGAAGGCGCTGGTGCGCCGCGTGCAAACCGGGCTGGGCAGCGGCGCCCTCGTGGCGGGCGTGCTGCTGGCGTACCCGCTGTGGCTGCACTTCGCCGGGCCGCAGCGCTACCACGGCACCGGCTTCGACCCGCACGTGCACAACGAGGACCTCGCCGCGTACGCCGCGTGGCCCGCGCGCTCGCTGGCCGGGGCGGTCGGGCTCAACACCGACCTGGCCGCGAACCCGACCGAGGAGAACTCCTTCTTCGGCCTGCCGCTCCTGCTGCTGGTGATCATCGGCCTGGTGGTGCTGTGGCGGCGCACCGACCGGGGGCACCGGGCCAACCTGCTCGGCCTGGGCATCACCGCGGGCGTGTTCTTCCTGCTCTCGCTCGGGCCGGAGCTGCGCTGGCTGGGCCGGCTCACCGCGATCCCGATGCCCGAGGCGCTGATCGGCGGCCTGCCGGTGTTCAACGCCGCGCTGCCGTCCCGGCTCGCCCTGATCGTCGCGCCGGTGTTCGGGCTGGTCCTGGCCTGGCTGGCCACCGCGCTGAGCCGCACCGACGGCGGCAGCATGCGGGTGACCCTGCCCGGCCCGCGCTGGGCCTGGATCGCCGGACTCACCGTGGCACTGCTGCCGCTGGTGCCGACCCCGCTGCTGGCCCGCGAGCGCGCTCCCGTGCCGGAGTTCTTCACCTCCGGCCAGTGGCGCGAGTACGTCGCCGACGGCGGCACCGTGGTGCCCGTCCCGATCACCAACGACCTGCTCCCCGACGGCCAACGCTGGCAGGCCGCGGCCCTGGCCGACGCGGCGGGGGCGGGCGAGGGCGTGTTCCGCCTGCCCGCGGGCTTCTTCCTCGGCCCCGGCGGCCCGAACGGCACCGGCCGCATCGGCCCGATCCCCCGGCCGACCCAGACGCTGCTGGAGAAGGTGGCCAAGTCCGGCGCGGCGCCCGCGATCACCGAGGCCGACCGGGCCGCGCTGCGCGACGACCTGCGCTACTGGAACGCGAGCATCGTGGTGCTCGGCGACGACGTGCACGGCGCGCACTGGCCGACGTACCAGCCTGCCCTCAAGTCCGTGATGACCGACCTGCTCGGCCCGCCGCAGCGCGTCGGCGACGTCTGGCTCTGGAAGGCCCCCACTGCCTGA
- a CDS encoding MMPL family transporter: MGGFASKTAEVQKNDNASFLPESAEATVVLDLSKKFAGLDVVPAQLVYGRDSGLTEADKTVITEQLATLKRELGSRLADVPLLPRYSDDGKAAQVTVLFTETDAQKNMTDVTWIRDHTGLPDGLNAHVGGLGGILTDMMEVFGSIDGLLLGVTVGIILIILLIVYRSPILPVVVLFGAGLAFALANGVVYLLAKEEVITVSGQSQAILDVLVLGAATDYAMLLVSRFREELRHTESRYDAMRVALRASFEPILASGATVILGLLCLLVSDLASNKGLGPVGAIGIASSLAVSLTLLPAILALLGRAAFWPVRPKFDSAPVEQQGIWAKVSALVGRRARLVWIGTAVLLLAGVAGLTRLDADGIPQSEGFTGHPDSVSAQELTTAHFPGGTGNPAEIVTRAEKLDQVLLAVRQTEGVAEAAPFTGMPVMPVLPPAGDAQPGGDAQTPATGQTGATGQGAQAPVVVPPLPEPKVVDGMVRIDATLTDAADSPAALATVERLRAAVHAIDGAQAKVGGFSAINYDVQHTSQRDRNVIIPLVLGVIFLILMVLLRSLIAPLLLIATVVLSYLATLGISGIVFKDVLGFAGADSSYPLFAFVFLVALGVDYNIFLMTRVREEAGKLGHTAGTLKGLAVTGGVITSAGVVLAATFAALAVLPLVFVVEIAFAVAFGVLLDTLLVRSLLVPALTVDIGRFVWWPGRLWRAGGPERRRSLP; encoded by the coding sequence ATGGGCGGCTTCGCGAGCAAGACCGCCGAGGTCCAGAAGAACGACAACGCCTCCTTCCTGCCGGAGAGCGCCGAGGCGACGGTCGTCCTCGACCTGAGCAAGAAGTTCGCCGGGCTCGACGTGGTGCCCGCGCAGCTGGTCTACGGCCGCGACAGCGGGCTGACCGAGGCGGACAAGACGGTCATCACCGAGCAGCTGGCCACGCTCAAGCGCGAGCTGGGCAGCCGGCTCGCCGACGTGCCGCTGCTGCCGCGCTACTCCGACGACGGCAAGGCGGCCCAGGTCACCGTGCTGTTCACGGAGACCGACGCGCAGAAGAACATGACCGACGTGACCTGGATCCGGGACCACACGGGCCTGCCCGACGGGCTGAACGCGCACGTCGGCGGCCTGGGCGGCATCCTCACCGACATGATGGAGGTCTTCGGCTCCATCGACGGCCTGCTGCTCGGCGTCACCGTCGGCATCATTCTGATCATCCTGCTGATCGTGTATCGCAGCCCGATCCTGCCCGTGGTCGTGCTCTTCGGCGCGGGCCTGGCGTTCGCGCTGGCCAACGGCGTGGTCTACCTGCTGGCCAAGGAGGAGGTCATCACGGTCTCCGGGCAGAGCCAGGCCATCCTCGACGTGCTGGTGCTGGGCGCGGCCACCGACTACGCGATGCTGCTGGTGTCCCGCTTCCGCGAGGAACTACGGCACACCGAGAGCCGGTACGACGCGATGCGGGTCGCGCTGCGCGCCTCGTTCGAGCCGATCCTGGCCAGTGGCGCCACGGTCATCCTGGGCCTGCTCTGCCTGCTCGTGTCCGACCTAGCCTCGAACAAGGGCCTCGGCCCGGTCGGCGCGATCGGCATCGCCAGCAGCCTGGCCGTCTCGCTGACCCTGCTCCCGGCGATCCTGGCCCTGCTCGGCCGGGCGGCGTTCTGGCCCGTGCGGCCGAAGTTCGACTCCGCGCCCGTCGAGCAGCAGGGCATCTGGGCGAAGGTCTCCGCGCTGGTCGGTCGCCGGGCCCGGCTGGTCTGGATCGGCACCGCGGTGCTGCTGCTGGCCGGTGTCGCGGGCCTGACCCGCCTGGACGCCGACGGCATCCCGCAGTCGGAGGGCTTCACCGGCCACCCCGACTCGGTGTCCGCGCAGGAGCTGACCACGGCCCACTTCCCGGGCGGCACCGGCAATCCCGCCGAGATCGTGACCCGGGCCGAGAAGCTGGACCAGGTGCTGCTGGCGGTGCGCCAGACCGAGGGCGTGGCCGAGGCGGCCCCGTTCACCGGGATGCCGGTCATGCCGGTGCTCCCGCCGGCCGGTGACGCCCAGCCGGGCGGTGACGCCCAGACCCCCGCGACCGGCCAGACGGGGGCGACCGGGCAGGGCGCGCAGGCGCCGGTCGTCGTGCCGCCGCTGCCGGAGCCGAAGGTCGTCGACGGCATGGTGCGCATCGACGCGACGCTGACCGACGCGGCCGACTCGCCGGCCGCGCTGGCGACGGTCGAGCGGCTGCGGGCCGCGGTGCACGCGATCGACGGCGCGCAGGCCAAGGTCGGCGGGTTCAGCGCGATCAACTACGACGTGCAGCACACCTCGCAGCGCGACCGCAACGTGATCATCCCGCTGGTGCTGGGCGTCATCTTCCTGATCCTCATGGTGCTGCTGCGCTCGCTGATCGCGCCGCTGCTGCTGATCGCCACGGTGGTGCTGTCCTACCTGGCGACGCTGGGCATCTCGGGGATCGTCTTCAAGGACGTACTGGGCTTCGCGGGGGCCGACTCCTCGTACCCGCTGTTCGCGTTCGTGTTCCTGGTGGCCCTGGGCGTCGACTACAACATCTTCCTGATGACCCGGGTCCGCGAGGAGGCCGGCAAGCTCGGCCACACGGCGGGCACGCTCAAGGGGCTGGCGGTGACCGGCGGCGTCATCACGTCGGCCGGCGTGGTGCTGGCGGCGACGTTCGCGGCGCTCGCGGTGCTGCCGCTGGTCTTCGTGGTGGAGATCGCGTTCGCGGTCGCCTTCGGCGTGCTGCTGGACACGCTGCTGGTGCGCTCGCTGCTGGTGCCCGCGCTGACGGTGGACATCGGCCGGTTCGTCTGGTGGCCGGGCAGGCTCTGGCGGGCCGGGGGGCCGGAACGGCGACGCAGCCTGCCGTAA
- the lipB gene encoding lipoyl(octanoyl) transferase LipB: protein MVSPALAVRRAGTVEYQTAWDEQRRLHAGVVEGSEPNTVLLLEHPSVYTAGKLTEPWERPFDGTPVVDVDRGGKITWHGPGQLVGYPIIELPVQRGGLADVVAHVRRTEQMLIDVCAELGVATTRIKGNNRSGVWVREDDRGPDRKVAAIGIRVARNVSLHGFALNCNPDMTWFDRIVPCGITDASVTSLSAELGREVTIDEVLPIVERHLPTLLAV from the coding sequence ATCGTCTCGCCGGCACTCGCGGTGCGCCGCGCCGGCACCGTCGAGTATCAGACCGCCTGGGACGAGCAGCGCCGCCTGCACGCCGGCGTCGTCGAGGGCAGCGAGCCGAACACCGTGCTGCTGCTGGAGCACCCGAGCGTGTACACCGCCGGCAAGCTCACCGAGCCCTGGGAGCGCCCGTTCGACGGCACCCCGGTGGTGGACGTGGACCGCGGCGGCAAGATCACCTGGCACGGGCCGGGGCAGCTCGTCGGCTACCCGATCATCGAGCTGCCGGTGCAGCGCGGCGGGCTGGCCGACGTGGTCGCACACGTGCGGCGTACCGAGCAGATGCTCATCGACGTCTGCGCCGAGCTGGGCGTCGCCACCACCCGGATCAAGGGCAACAACCGCTCCGGCGTATGGGTGCGCGAGGACGACCGCGGCCCGGACCGCAAGGTCGCCGCGATCGGCATCCGGGTCGCCCGCAACGTCTCGCTGCACGGCTTCGCGCTCAACTGCAACCCCGACATGACGTGGTTCGACCGGATCGTGCCCTGCGGCATCACCGACGCCTCGGTCACCTCCCTCAGCGCCGAACTGGGCCGCGAGGTCACCATCGACGAGGTCCTCCCCATCGTCGAACGCCACCTCCCGACCCTCCTCGCCGTCTGA
- a CDS encoding M48 family metallopeptidase — protein MDFFERQRQVKRMSFRLILLYVLAVLAIVAVVCLAVAWALGAFEAPAAELAWLMFWTAVLTGGSILLASLFRTIGLRAGGGKVARDLGGVLVPEDTTDLRLRRLRNVVEEIALASGVPVPEVYVLEDEPGINAFAAGWSPADAAVAVTRGALDRLNRDELQGVIAHEFSHVLNGDMRINIRLIGLLFGILFLAIVGRTFLYAGAFGGGRERRDNQGSNPLPLIGIALIVAGSIGVFAGRLIQASVSRQREYLADASAVQFTRQTSGLAGALKKIGGLEAGSRLSTPKIDEVGHMLFGEARLRSLFATHPPLADRIRALEPDFDPAQLAVLAQKWRAAPPSGLAEDAAMGLALAEEGGALPGHDTRMAVRPDAVAASVGAPQQPAYHRAESILERFPPEILARARRGDTAPALVFGLLLSERPEVADSQLAALRDRHGEAVAADTVAAAGRLAGLHPLLRLPLAQLCFPALRAHPASTRQELLGTIDTLTRADGRVSVFEYALSRLLHRDLYEATYDSPPWPVRSRSVPACRNAIASLLAVLARSGHPDEASAEHAYHVGLAMILPGQPVPMTAPQHGVLALDAAWPMLDGLAPQDKSLLIQAVVAVISEDGTMTVAEQELTRTICGMLHCPLPPLTALPA, from the coding sequence ATGGACTTCTTCGAGCGCCAGCGGCAGGTCAAGCGGATGTCGTTCCGCCTGATCCTGCTCTACGTGCTGGCCGTGCTCGCCATCGTGGCGGTGGTCTGCCTCGCGGTCGCGTGGGCGCTGGGCGCGTTCGAGGCCCCGGCCGCCGAGCTGGCCTGGCTGATGTTCTGGACCGCGGTGCTGACCGGCGGGTCGATCCTGCTGGCGTCGCTGTTCCGCACCATCGGGCTGCGCGCGGGCGGCGGCAAGGTGGCCCGCGACCTGGGCGGGGTGCTAGTCCCGGAGGACACCACCGACCTGCGGCTGCGCCGGCTGCGCAACGTGGTCGAGGAGATCGCGCTCGCCTCGGGGGTGCCGGTGCCCGAGGTGTACGTGCTGGAGGACGAGCCCGGCATCAACGCGTTCGCGGCGGGCTGGTCCCCGGCGGACGCGGCGGTCGCGGTCACCCGCGGCGCGCTGGACCGGCTCAACCGCGACGAGCTGCAGGGCGTCATCGCGCACGAGTTCAGCCACGTGCTCAACGGCGACATGCGGATCAACATCCGGCTGATCGGGCTGCTGTTCGGCATCCTGTTCCTTGCCATCGTCGGCCGCACCTTCCTGTACGCGGGCGCGTTCGGCGGCGGCCGCGAGCGCCGCGACAACCAGGGCAGCAACCCGCTGCCGCTGATCGGCATCGCGCTGATCGTGGCCGGGTCGATCGGCGTGTTCGCGGGGCGGCTGATCCAGGCGTCGGTGTCGCGCCAGCGGGAGTATCTGGCCGACGCGTCGGCGGTGCAGTTCACCCGGCAAACCTCCGGCCTCGCCGGCGCGCTGAAGAAGATCGGCGGCCTGGAGGCCGGGTCCCGCCTGTCCACCCCGAAGATCGACGAGGTCGGCCACATGCTGTTCGGCGAGGCCCGGCTGCGCTCGCTGTTCGCCACCCACCCGCCGCTGGCCGACCGCATCCGGGCCCTCGAACCGGACTTCGACCCGGCGCAGCTCGCCGTGCTGGCGCAGAAGTGGCGCGCCGCGCCGCCGTCGGGGCTGGCCGAGGACGCCGCGATGGGCCTGGCCCTGGCCGAGGAGGGCGGCGCGCTGCCGGGCCACGACACCCGGATGGCGGTACGCCCCGACGCGGTCGCCGCCTCGGTCGGCGCGCCGCAGCAGCCCGCGTACCACCGGGCGGAGTCCATCCTGGAGCGCTTCCCACCCGAGATCCTAGCCCGCGCCCGGCGCGGCGACACCGCACCCGCCCTGGTGTTCGGCCTGCTGCTGTCGGAGCGGCCGGAGGTGGCCGACAGCCAGCTCGCGGCGCTGCGCGACCGGCACGGCGAGGCCGTCGCCGCGGACACCGTCGCCGCCGCGGGCCGGCTCGCGGGCCTGCACCCGCTGCTCCGGCTGCCCCTGGCCCAGCTGTGCTTCCCGGCGCTGCGCGCCCACCCCGCCTCGACCAGGCAGGAGCTGCTCGGCACCATCGACACCCTGACCAGGGCCGACGGCCGGGTCAGCGTCTTCGAGTACGCCCTGTCCCGGCTGCTGCACCGCGACCTGTACGAGGCGACCTACGACTCCCCACCCTGGCCGGTCCGCTCGCGAAGCGTCCCGGCCTGCCGCAACGCGATCGCGTCACTGCTCGCGGTGCTGGCCCGGAGCGGCCACCCCGACGAGGCGTCAGCCGAGCACGCGTACCACGTCGGCCTGGCGATGATCCTGCCCGGACAGCCCGTGCCGATGACCGCCCCGCAGCACGGCGTGCTGGCCCTGGACGCCGCCTGGCCCATGCTCGACGGCCTCGCCCCGCAGGACAAGTCGCTCCTCATCCAAGCCGTGGTCGCGGTCATCTCCGAGGACGGCACCATGACCGTCGCCGAGCAGGAACTGACCCGCACCATCTGCGGCATGCTCCACTGCCCCCTCCCGCCCCTGACCGCCCTCCCGGCCTGA
- a CDS encoding LemA family protein: protein MEFLIGLICLVIIAVVIVAWVASLYNGLVRSRNGYQNAFAQIDVQLTRRHDLIPNLVETAKGYLKHERETLEAVTAARTAAMTAQANAARNPGDPAAMQGLSGAENGLTQALGRLFAVSEAYPDLKANQNMMQLSEELTSTENRVAFARQGYNDAVLAYNNKRETFPGSVLAGPFGFHKAALLEIDDPGKREAPRVQF, encoded by the coding sequence ATGGAGTTCCTGATCGGGCTGATCTGCCTGGTGATCATCGCAGTGGTGATCGTGGCCTGGGTGGCGTCGCTCTACAACGGCCTGGTGCGCTCGCGCAACGGCTACCAGAACGCGTTCGCGCAGATCGACGTGCAGCTCACCCGCCGCCACGATCTGATCCCGAACCTGGTCGAGACGGCGAAGGGCTACCTCAAGCACGAGCGCGAGACCCTGGAGGCGGTGACCGCGGCGCGGACCGCGGCGATGACCGCGCAGGCCAACGCGGCCCGCAACCCGGGTGATCCGGCGGCCATGCAGGGCCTGAGCGGCGCCGAGAACGGGCTCACCCAGGCGCTGGGCCGGCTGTTCGCGGTGTCGGAGGCCTATCCGGACCTCAAGGCCAACCAGAACATGATGCAGCTCTCGGAGGAGCTGACCTCCACCGAGAACCGGGTCGCCTTCGCGCGGCAGGGCTACAACGACGCGGTGCTCGCGTACAACAACAAGCGCGAGACGTTCCCGGGCAGCGTGCTGGCGGGGCCGTTCGGCTTCCACAAGGCCGCGCTGCTGGAGATCGACGACCCGGGCAAGCGCGAAGCCCCGCGCGTGCAGTTCTGA
- the aspS gene encoding aspartate--tRNA(Asn) ligase, with protein sequence MQRILSVELPRHVGARITIAGWIHRRRLLKAVSFLIVRDASGLSQVVVTEPELRAHLETLPEETVVAVEGLVTANPAAPGGAELTEPVVRLLGEPAQPTPFDLYRPVLTPTLPTQLDHAPLSLRHPSRARALRISAAAAAGFRAGLDGLGFTEIHTPKIVATATESGANVFALDYFGRPAYLAQSPQFYKQQLVGVFERVYEVGPVFRAEPSDTTRHLAQYTSLDAELGFIGDHRDVMAVLRETVAAMVARVSALGAAVQDLALPEVPAEIPALHFSEALKIAGAPADEPDLAPAHERAIGEWARREHGSDFVFVTGYPMAKRPFYTHPQPGDERWSNSFDLLFRGLELVTGGQRLHRHSDYLAALAARGESAEPYEPYLQAFRHGMPPHGGFAIGLERFVARITGAQNIREVTAYPRDLHRVTP encoded by the coding sequence ATGCAACGCATCCTTTCCGTCGAGCTGCCCCGCCATGTGGGCGCACGGATCACCATCGCCGGCTGGATCCATCGCCGCCGGCTGCTCAAAGCGGTCTCCTTCCTCATCGTGCGCGACGCGTCCGGGCTCAGCCAGGTCGTGGTCACCGAGCCGGAACTGCGGGCCCACCTGGAGACGCTGCCCGAGGAGACCGTGGTCGCCGTCGAGGGCCTGGTCACCGCGAACCCGGCCGCGCCCGGCGGGGCGGAGCTGACCGAGCCGGTGGTACGCCTGCTCGGCGAGCCCGCCCAGCCGACGCCGTTCGACCTGTACCGGCCGGTGCTGACGCCGACCCTGCCCACCCAGCTGGACCACGCCCCGCTGTCGCTGCGCCACCCGTCCCGGGCCCGCGCGCTGCGGATCAGCGCCGCGGCGGCCGCCGGGTTCCGGGCGGGACTCGACGGGCTCGGCTTCACCGAGATCCATACCCCCAAGATCGTCGCAACGGCGACCGAGTCCGGGGCGAACGTCTTCGCGCTGGACTACTTCGGCCGCCCGGCCTACCTGGCCCAGTCGCCGCAGTTCTACAAGCAGCAGCTGGTCGGCGTGTTCGAGCGGGTGTACGAGGTGGGGCCGGTGTTCCGGGCCGAGCCCAGCGACACCACCCGGCACCTGGCCCAGTACACCTCCCTCGACGCCGAGTTGGGCTTCATCGGCGACCACCGCGACGTGATGGCGGTGCTGCGGGAGACCGTCGCGGCCATGGTCGCCCGGGTCAGCGCGCTCGGCGCGGCGGTGCAGGACCTGGCCCTGCCCGAGGTGCCGGCCGAGATCCCTGCGCTGCACTTCAGCGAGGCGCTCAAGATCGCCGGTGCGCCGGCGGACGAGCCCGACCTCGCCCCGGCCCACGAGCGGGCGATCGGGGAGTGGGCCAGGCGCGAGCACGGCAGCGACTTCGTCTTCGTCACCGGATACCCGATGGCGAAGCGGCCCTTCTACACCCACCCGCAGCCCGGCGACGAGCGCTGGTCGAACAGCTTCGACCTGCTGTTCCGGGGCCTGGAGCTGGTCACCGGCGGGCAGCGGCTGCACCGCCACAGCGACTACCTCGCCGCGCTGGCCGCGCGCGGGGAGAGCGCCGAGCCGTACGAGCCCTACCTGCAGGCGTTCCGCCACGGCATGCCGCCGCACGGCGGGTTCGCGATCGGCCTGGAGCGCTTCGTCGCCCGCATCACCGGGGCGCAGAACATCCGCGAGGTCACCGCTTACCCGCGCGACCTGCACCGCGTCACGCCGTAA
- the lipA gene encoding lipoyl synthase, with amino-acid sequence MTIVAPEGRRLLRVEARNAETPIERKPEWIKVKAKMGPEFTQLSSLVKREGLHTVCQEAGCPNIYECWEDREATFLIGGDQCTRRCDFCQIDTGKPAEFDADEPRRVGESVATMGLKYATVTGVARDDLPDGGAWLYAETVRQIHALVPGCGVELLIPDFNAVPEQLAEVFSAAPEVLAHNVETVPRIFKRIRPGFRYDRSLGVITQARKAGLVTKSNLILGMGEERAEISQALRDLHEAGCELITITQYLRPTPRHHPVERWVKPEEFVELREEAEEIGFAGVMSGPLVRSSYRAGRLYRQALDARTAAA; translated from the coding sequence ATGACCATCGTCGCTCCCGAGGGCCGGCGCCTGCTGCGCGTCGAGGCCCGCAACGCCGAGACCCCCATCGAGCGTAAGCCTGAGTGGATCAAGGTCAAGGCGAAGATGGGTCCGGAGTTCACCCAGCTCAGCTCACTGGTGAAGCGGGAAGGCCTGCACACCGTGTGCCAGGAGGCCGGCTGCCCCAACATCTACGAGTGCTGGGAAGACCGCGAGGCGACCTTCCTCATCGGCGGCGACCAGTGCACCCGGCGCTGCGACTTCTGCCAGATCGACACCGGCAAGCCGGCCGAGTTCGACGCGGACGAGCCCCGCCGGGTCGGCGAGTCCGTCGCCACCATGGGCCTGAAGTACGCGACCGTGACCGGCGTCGCCCGCGACGACCTGCCCGACGGCGGCGCCTGGCTGTACGCCGAGACGGTCCGCCAGATCCACGCCCTGGTCCCCGGCTGCGGTGTCGAGCTGCTGATCCCCGACTTCAACGCCGTCCCGGAGCAGCTCGCCGAGGTCTTCTCGGCCGCGCCCGAGGTGCTGGCGCACAACGTCGAGACGGTGCCGCGCATCTTCAAGCGCATCCGCCCCGGCTTCCGCTACGACCGCTCCCTCGGCGTGATCACCCAGGCCCGCAAGGCCGGGCTGGTCACCAAGTCGAACCTGATCCTGGGCATGGGCGAGGAGCGCGCGGAGATCTCGCAGGCGCTGCGCGACCTGCACGAGGCCGGCTGCGAGCTGATCACCATCACGCAGTACCTGCGCCCCACGCCGCGCCACCACCCCGTCGAGCGCTGGGTGAAGCCCGAGGAGTTCGTCGAGCTGCGCGAGGAGGCCGAGGAGATCGGCTTCGCCGGCGTGATGAGCGGTCCCCTGGTGCGTTCGTCATACCGGGCCGGTCGCTTGTATCGTCAGGCACTCGACGCGCGCACCGCCGCCGCCTGA
- a CDS encoding DUF4191 domain-containing protein yields the protein MAKAEEKVSFFQRLKQIGMVFKFTAKQDKWFTPLVAAAVVLPLALTVVAVLLGWGWIWIPLGILTALLAVLIVLNLRSNTAMMNMMEGQPGAAGQLVEQMRGDWRVKQAVSATTQFDVVHLVIGKPGVILLAEGNPARLKPLLGEQKRRLSKVIGDAPLYDYIIGTEEGQLSIRKLRMTLMRLPGVLKGKDVNALDRALTALNARPQMPRGQLPKEFRPPRMPRGGGRQR from the coding sequence ATGGCAAAGGCCGAAGAAAAGGTCTCCTTCTTCCAGCGGTTGAAGCAGATCGGCATGGTGTTCAAGTTCACCGCCAAGCAGGACAAGTGGTTCACGCCCCTGGTGGCGGCCGCTGTCGTGCTGCCGCTGGCCCTCACCGTCGTGGCGGTGCTGCTGGGCTGGGGCTGGATCTGGATCCCGCTGGGCATCCTGACCGCGCTGCTGGCGGTGCTCATCGTGCTCAACCTGCGGTCGAACACCGCGATGATGAACATGATGGAGGGCCAGCCCGGCGCGGCCGGCCAGCTCGTCGAGCAGATGCGCGGTGACTGGCGGGTCAAGCAGGCCGTTTCGGCGACCACCCAGTTCGACGTGGTGCACCTGGTCATCGGCAAGCCCGGCGTCATCCTGCTCGCCGAGGGCAACCCGGCGCGGCTCAAGCCGCTGCTCGGCGAGCAGAAGCGCCGCCTGAGCAAGGTCATCGGCGACGCCCCGCTGTACGACTACATCATCGGCACCGAAGAGGGTCAGCTGTCCATCCGCAAGCTCCGGATGACGCTGATGCGCCTGCCCGGCGTCCTCAAGGGCAAGGACGTCAACGCCCTGGACCGGGCCCTGACCGCCCTCAACGCCCGCCCCCAGATGCCCCGCGGCCAGCTCCCCAAGGAGTTCCGCCCCCCGCGCATGCCCCGCGGCGGCGGCCGCCAGCGCTGA
- a CDS encoding winged helix-turn-helix domain-containing protein, protein MRRITDPEVLKGLAQPIRQKLYRLLAQFGPATGATLSKRLGTDPGQTSYHLRELAKAGFVEDAPELARDRRERWWRAVPGSTGWSSLDFPTPEGQAIASAAKAQVVIDEFERVRGYEQSRDTWSDQWQVAATSSDSFLRLTPSELTELTGELHEVLVRWKQRSNERAARSDDTDREHVFLFFHAFPERP, encoded by the coding sequence ATGAGACGCATCACCGATCCCGAGGTCCTCAAGGGCCTCGCCCAGCCGATCCGGCAGAAGCTCTACCGCCTGCTCGCCCAGTTCGGCCCCGCGACCGGCGCGACCCTGTCCAAGCGCCTGGGCACCGACCCGGGCCAGACCAGCTACCACCTGCGCGAGCTGGCCAAGGCCGGCTTCGTCGAGGACGCCCCCGAGCTGGCTCGGGACCGCCGCGAACGCTGGTGGCGCGCCGTACCCGGTTCCACCGGCTGGTCCTCGCTCGACTTCCCCACCCCCGAAGGCCAGGCGATCGCCTCCGCCGCCAAGGCCCAGGTCGTCATCGACGAGTTCGAACGAGTGCGCGGTTACGAGCAGTCCCGCGACACCTGGAGCGACCAGTGGCAGGTCGCCGCCACGAGCAGCGACTCCTTCCTGCGGCTGACGCCGTCCGAGCTCACCGAGCTGACCGGCGAGCTGCACGAGGTGCTCGTCCGCTGGAAGCAGCGGAGCAACGAGCGCGCCGCCCGGTCGGACGACACCGACCGCGAACACGTCTTCCTCTTCTTCCACGCCTTCCCGGAGCGCCCCTGA